The following proteins are co-located in the Vigna angularis cultivar LongXiaoDou No.4 chromosome 2, ASM1680809v1, whole genome shotgun sequence genome:
- the LOC108326866 gene encoding cucumisin, with product MDTACRSSPRVFIVLCFALFLQLCHSSSELKSYIVYTGNSMKDEDSALALYSNILQEVADSNADPKSVQQHYKRSFGGFVAKLTEEEANRLARHERVVAVFPNQKKQLHTTRSWDFIGFPLNVDRANTESDVIIGVLDSGIWPESKSFSDEGFGPPPSKWKGTCQSSKNFTCNNKIIGAKIYKADGFFTDDDPKSPLDVDGHGTHTASTAAGNPVSQASMLGLAQGTARGGAIKARIAVYKVCWLDEGCSDADILAAFDDAIADGVDIISVSLGGFSDENYFRDGIGIGAFHAVRKGVLTVTSAGNNGPKYSSLSNFLPWSITVAATTIDRKFVTKVGLGNNITYEGTSINTFDLKGELYPIIYGGDAPSKGSDSSSSRFCFSGSLDKKLVEGKIVLCDSRSIATGPFNAGSVGALIQGQSSRDLPPSLPLPGSYLELKDGASVLDYINSTRTPTATIFKTDVTDDTIAPVVASFSSRGPNIVTPEVLKPDLVAPGVAILASWSPVSPPSDVDGDNRTLNFNIISGTSMSCPHVSGAAAYVKSFHPTWSPAAIRSALMTTAKQLSPKINLYAELSYGAGQIDPSKAVCPGLVYDAGEIDYVRFLCGQGYSSRNLQLITGDNSSCSEASSARDLNYPSFALFSPISKSNGVSGSFNRTVTNVGSATSTYKAKVIGPAGLKIEANPSVLSFSSLNQKLSFVLTIEGTMKEPIESASLTWDDGEFQVRSPIVVFNTV from the exons ATGGATACTGCTTGCAGATCCTCTCCCCGTGTGTTCATAGTTCTGTGTTTTGCTTTATTTCTTCAACTATGTCACTCATCATCCGAACTGAAG AGCTACATTGTCTACACTGGCAATTCCATGAAGGATGAGGATTCTGCGTTGGCTCTTTATTCAAACATACTACAAGAAGTTGCAGACAG CAATGCCGATCCCAAGTCAGTGCAGCAGCACTACAAACGAAGTTTCGGTGGCTTTGTTGCTAAGCTAACGGAAGAGGAAGCCAATAGATTGGCTA GGCATGAAAGAGTGGTAGCTGTCTTTCCCAATCAAAAGAAGCAACTCCATACAACAAGGTCATGGGATTTCATTGGATTTCCACTAAACGTAGACAGAGCAAATACTGAGAGTGATGTCATCATTGGAGTGCTTGACTCTGGAATCTGGCCAGAATCTAAGAGCTTCAGTGACGAAGGATTCGGTCCACCACCTAGTAAATGGAAGGGCACTTGCCAAAGTTCTAAAAATTTCACGTGCAACAA TAAAATCATTGGGGCTAAGATTTACAAAGCTGATGGATTCTTTACCGATGACGACCCAAAATCTCCGTTAGACGTAGATGGTCATGGCACTCATACAGCATCGACAGCAGCAGGGAATCCAGTTAGTCAAGCAAGCATGTTAGGCCTTGCTCAGGGAACGGCAAGAGGTGGCGCGATAAAAGCGCGCATTGCTGTGTATAAAGTGTGTTGGTTAGATGAAGGTTGTTCTGATGCAGACATACTTGCTGCATTTGATGATGCAATTGCGGATGGGGTTGACATAATATCAGTTTCTCTTGGAGGTTTCAGTGACGAAAACTACTTTAGAGATGGAATTGGCATCGGAGCATTTCATGCTGTGAGAAAAGGAGTGTTGACAGTAACTTCAGCAGGGAACAATGGTCCAAAATATTCCTCCCTGTCCAATTTTTTGCCTTGGTCAATTACTGTGGCTGCGACTACCATAGACAGAAAGTTTGTTACCAAGGTTGGATTAGGTAACAACATTACCTATGAG GGTACCTCGATAAATACATTTGACCTCAAGGGAGAGTTGTATCCTATAATCTATGGTGGAGATGCACCAAGCAAAGGCTCCGATTCATCGTCATCAAG GTTTTGCTTCAGCGGTTCGTTGGACAAAAAATTAGTGGAGGGTAAAATTGTTCTGTGTGATAGCAGAAGCATAGCGACAGGCCCTTTCAATGCCGGTTCTGTTGGGGCATTGATACAAGGTCAAAGTTCTAGAGATCTTCCTCCTAGTCTTCCATTACCTGGATCTTACCTCGAATTGAAGGATGGTGCCTCTGTACTCGACTACATAAACTCCACGAG GACTCCAACTGCAACCATATTTAAGACTGATGTGACAGATGATACAATAGCCCCTGTTGTGGCCTCTTTCTCTTCAAGGGGTCCAAACATTGTTACACCCGAAGTTCTCAAG CCGGATTTAGTGGCTCCTGGAGTAGCCATTTTAGCTAGTTGGTCTCCAGTTTCTCCTCCTTCTGATGTTGACGGTGACAACAGAACATTAAACTTCAACATCATTTCCGGAACTTCAATGTCTTGTCCACATGTTTCTGGGGCAGCGGCATATGTGAAATCATTCCACCCAACATGGTCTCCTGCAGCTATTCGTTCAGCTCTAATGACAACAG CTAAACAACTTAGTCCAAAGATTAACCTTTACGCAGAACTGTCATATGGGGCAGGCCAAATTGATCCTTCGAAGGCTGTGTGCCCTGGTTTAGTATATGATGCTGGTGAAATAGACTATGTAAGGTTCTTATGTGGACAAGGGTATAGTTCAAGGAATTTACAACTCATAACAGGAGACAACAGTAGCTGCTCCGAAGCAAGTTCAGCAAGGGATCTAAACTATCCCTCATTTGCACTTTTTTCCCCGATCTCCAAGTCGAATGGAGTAAGTGGGAGTTTTAACAGGACTGTTACAAATGTTGGGTCAGCAACGTCGACGTATAAAGCTAAGGTGATCGGTCCTGCAGGACTAAAAATTGAAGCGAACCCGAGTGTTTTGTCATTCAGTTCTCTTAACCAAAAGCTCTCATTTGTGCTCACCATTGAGGGAACTATGAAGGAACCTATAGAATCAGCCTCTTTGACTTGGGATGATGGTGAATTCCAAGTGAGGAGCCCCATTGTTGTGTTTAACACAGTATAA
- the LOC108328116 gene encoding ras-related protein Rab2BV produces the protein MAYKVDHEYDYLFKIVLIGDSGVGKSNILSRFTRNEFCLESKSTIGVEFATRTLQVEGKTVKAQIWDTAGQERYRAITSAYYRGAVGALLVYDITKRQTFENVQRWLRELRDHADSNIVIMLAGNKSDLNHLRAVSTDDAQSLAEREGLSFLETSALEAFNVEKAFQTILFDIYQIMSKKALAAQEAASTANVPHGTTINVSNMSASVEKKSCCSN, from the exons ATGGCATACAAAGTGGACCATGAATACGACTATCTCTTCAAGATCGTACTCATTGGAGACTCTGGTGTCGGAAAATCCAATATCCTTTCCAGGTTTACCCGGAACGAGTTTTGCTTGGAGTCTAAGTCTACGATTGGGGTTGAATTCGCAACCAGAACATTACAG GTGGAGGGGAAGACTGTGAAGGCACAAATATGGGACACAGCTGGTCAAGAGAGGTATCGGGCTATCACGAGTGCATACTACAGAGGAGCAGTAGGTGCCTTGTTAGTGTATGACATAACGAAGAGACAAACATTTGAGAATGTACAAAGGTGGCTTCGTGAACTGAGGGACCATGCAGACTCCAACATCGTTATTATGTTGGCTGGAAACAAGTCTGACCTCAACCATCTCAGAGCAGTCTCTACCGATGATGCTCAAAGTTTGGCTGAGAGAGAGGGTTTGTCATTCCTAGAGACTTCAGCATTGGAGGCCTTCAATGTTGAGAAAGCATTTCAGaccattttgtttgatatttaCCAAATTATGAGTAAAAAGGCACTCGCTGCACAGGAAGCAGCTTCCACTGCTAACGTTCCTCATGGGACTACCATAAATGTCTCAAATATGTCTGCTAGTGTCGAGAAGAAATCTTGTTGTTCCAATTAA